One Amblyomma americanum isolate KBUSLIRL-KWMA chromosome 8, ASM5285725v1, whole genome shotgun sequence DNA window includes the following coding sequences:
- the LOC144101284 gene encoding glycogen synthase kinase-3 beta-like has product MARKLTAFSTTGNNPGGGGYYHLPITDIVITKRDGQKVKTVQVVRADGADDELIEMSYISTKVIGKGTFGVVQQIKLVDSGEVYAVKWVRQDRKFKNRELQIIRSLSHPNITRLCYFFCTLDKNKDTVYLNLIMEYIPETVHRVIMHYSRNKHTFPLFFIKLYMYQVLRGLAYIHMLGICHRDIKPQNLLCDPDKCVVKVCDFGSAKILIKDEPNVAYICSRYYRAPELILGATEYTTMVDVWSAGCVLAEFFIARPVFPGDSNLDQFSEIMRILGTPTEEQVLQMNPNWTECRFPKRKSVPWERVLEGKGTPKAIDLLIRLLDYVPSKRITCFDGMAHSFFDDLRLAGATLPDGGPLPALFNFSNEELQVNPAINHLLRPQQAGTGSNLVSRKSSLPKK; this is encoded by the exons ATGGCGAGAAAGCTGACCGCTTTCTCGACGACCGGCAACAACCCCGGAGGCGGAGGCTACTACCACCTGCCCATCACAGACATCGTCATCACCAAGCGGGACGGACAGAAG GTGAAAACGGTGCAGGTGGTTCGCGCCGATGGGGCCGACGacgagcttatcgagatgtcgtACATCAGCACCAAGGTCATCGGCAAGGGCACCTTCGGCGTCGTACAGCAGATCAAGCTTGTGGACAGCGGCGAGGTGTACGCAGTCAAGTGGGTGCGCCAGGACCGCAAGTTCAAGAACCGCGAGCTGCAGATCATCCGCTCGCTGTCGCACCCCAACATCACGCGCCTCTGCTACTTCTTCTGCACGCTGGACAAGAACAAGGACACCGTGTACCTGAACCTCATCATGGAGTACATCCCGGAGACAGTGCACCGGGTCATCATGCACTACAGCCGGAACAAGCACACCTTCCCGCTGTTCTTCATCAAGCTCTACATGTACCAG GTACTGCGTGGTCTGGCGTACATCCACATGCTGGGCATCTGCCACAGGGACATCAAGCCGCAGAACTTGCTCTGCGACCCGGACAAGTGCGTGGTCAAGGTGTGCGACTTCGGCTCGGCCAAGATCCTCATCAAGGACGAGCCCAACGTCGCGTACATCTGCTCGCGCTACTACCGAGCCCCCGAGCTCATCCTGGGCGCCACCGAGTACACGACCATGGTGGACGTCTGGTCCGCCGGCTGCGTGCTCGCGGAGTTCTTCATCGCCAGGCCCGTGTTTCCGGGCGACAGCAACCTGGACCAGTTCTCCGAGATCATGAGGATACTGGGAACACCCACCGAGGAGCAGGTCCTCCAGATGAACCCCAACTGGACCGAGTGCAGGTTCCCCAAGCGGAAGTCGGTGCCCTGGGAGCGTGTACTCGAAGGCAAAGGGACGCCCAAGGCGATCGACCTGCTGATCAGGCTTCTGGACTACGTGCCCAGCAAGAGGATCACGTGCTTCGACGGCATGGCGCACTCGTTCTTCGATGACCTCCGGCTGGCAGGAGCTACGCTTCCGGACGGAGGTCCTCTGCCGGCTCTCTTCAACTTCTCCAACGAGGAGCTCCAGGTAAACCCTGCCATCAACCACCTACTGAGACCCCAGCAGGCCGGAACTGGAAGCAACCTGGTATCCAGAAAGTCTTCATTGCCGAAAAAGTGA